In the genome of Candidatus Ornithobacterium hominis, the window GTCCATCCTTTTGATGGTTACAGATTTATCGGTAAATATACGTCTATTTTTATTGTCCCAATAGATTTGTTCCGTTTTTAGTGTATCACCATCGTTATTTATCATGACAACGTTTCCTCTTCCCTCATACATTTTTTTCTTGTCTTGCAATTTAGCCCAATTTGCCCTTAAAAAATTAGACTCGTTCTCATCTCGATTCCAAAATAAAACTTCTACACCTCTGCGCATTAAGGTGTAAGGGGAATCAATTAGCGTGAAATTTTCTATCAGAGGCGCATTGAGTTTCATTCTAATCAAGCCACTGTCTTTGTAGATAACTTCAGCATTAAAAATAGTTTGGTCGGAGAAATTTTTGTTTAGAGGCCCTTTTTCCTCCGTTTTTTTAATTTCACAACTATAAAGAATTAAAGCAGCCAAAATAAATAAGGCTGCTTTAAAATAAATTTTTAGAAACATCA includes:
- the lptC gene encoding LPS export ABC transporter periplasmic protein LptC, coding for MFLKIYFKAALFILAALILYSCEIKKTEEKGPLNKNFSDQTIFNAEVIYKDSGLIRMKLNAPLIENFTLIDSPYTLMRRGVEVLFWNRDENESNFLRANWAKLQDKKKMYEGRGNVVMINNDGDTLKTEQIYWDNKNRRIFTDKSVTIKRMDGTVNVSENGIEASEDFKEFTLKNNSGVIAFERQKPALAQSDSILKDSVTFLDLNKKKD